The following proteins come from a genomic window of Streptomyces sp. NBC_00539:
- a CDS encoding winged helix-turn-helix transcriptional regulator codes for MAQRTALGDADCSIAQALDVVGDWWTLLIVRDAARGVHRFEEFQRELGMSRKVLAERLKLLVEAGVLVRVPYQERPVRHEYRLTPRGRGLLPVLVALQDWGDTWILGEGEMTATTDEASREAVRVHALRGTRLPDLLLPDRFGELRDPVADTPFTVLYCFPGAYARAESYPPGWAGIPGAKGCTLESCTYRDQLAEFTAAGATVHGVSTQRPDEQREFAEAERLRFPLLSDAGLELVAALRLPTFRAAGVSRMKRLTLVVDRERTVREVFYPIRDIEASVRAALAAVRSTGPGPA; via the coding sequence TGATCGTGCGCGACGCCGCGCGCGGCGTGCACCGCTTCGAGGAGTTCCAACGCGAGCTGGGCATGTCCCGCAAGGTGCTCGCCGAGCGGCTGAAACTGCTCGTGGAAGCCGGGGTGCTGGTGCGCGTGCCGTACCAGGAACGCCCGGTACGGCACGAGTACCGGCTGACCCCGCGGGGGCGGGGCCTGCTGCCGGTACTGGTCGCCCTCCAGGACTGGGGCGACACCTGGATCCTCGGAGAGGGAGAGATGACGGCGACGACCGACGAAGCCTCGCGCGAGGCGGTACGGGTGCACGCGCTGCGCGGCACGCGACTGCCGGACCTGCTGCTGCCGGACCGCTTCGGGGAGCTGCGCGACCCGGTGGCCGACACGCCGTTCACCGTCCTGTACTGCTTCCCGGGCGCGTACGCCCGCGCGGAGTCCTACCCTCCGGGCTGGGCGGGGATCCCGGGGGCGAAGGGCTGCACGCTGGAGTCGTGCACGTACCGCGACCAGCTGGCGGAGTTCACCGCGGCGGGGGCGACGGTCCACGGGGTGTCCACCCAGCGCCCCGACGAGCAGCGGGAGTTCGCGGAGGCGGAGCGGCTGCGGTTCCCGCTGCTCTCAGACGCCGGGCTGGAGCTGGTGGCGGCCCTTCGGCTGCCGACCTTCCGGGCGGCGGGGGTGAGCCGGATGAAGCGGCTGACCCTGGTGGTGGACCGGGAGCGCACGGTACGCGAGGTGTTCTACCCGATCCGGGACATCGAGGCGAGCGTCCGGGCGGCCCTCGCCGCGGTGCGCTCAACAGGTCCCGGGCCGGCCTGA